DNA from Arthrobacter sp. PvP023:
AGTTCGACGGCGGTGGCCGGCTGGTCAATCACCATCAGCACCGCCTCGAGGGCGGCATGTGCGCCGCCGGGAAGTTCGGCGACATTCAAGCCGCTGTCACTGTCCCCGCTGGTGGCGGGATCCGGGGTGTTGGCGCTCACGGCTGCTCCTCGTATTCCTCGGTGAGATGATCGCTGCTCCAGTCATCGCGTCCCGCCGTCCAATGGACCGTCAAGTCGCCCAGCGGGAGGAGCTGGTCGAACGCTACCGCCTTGTCCCTGAACATTTCCAGGAGTGCCAGGAAGCGGGCCACCACAACCAGCGTCGATTCGGCGTCCGCGATCAGTGCCCGGAAGGACAACGGCCGTCCCGCCTGGAGCTTCAGGCCAAGGATTTCAGCCTGTTCCTTCACGCTGACGGTGCTGCCGTGCAGGTGCGCCAGGCCAACCTCGTTCGGGGGCGCTTCCTTGGGCTTCAGGGCGGCTTCCGCCAGGGCGGCGAACTGCCGGGGCGTGTGCCGCCACACGAGTTCCGGAAGCAGCGCCGCGAAGTGCTCTTCCAAGGCAACCTGGCGCGGGTAACTGCGGGCTTCGAGCTCAAGGGTGGAGTTAATCAGTCCCGCCACCTGCTTGAATGCCTTGTACTGCAACAGGCGGGCGAAGAGGAGGTCCCTCGCTTCGAGCAAGGCCACGTCTTCGTCGTCCTCAACCTCCCCTGCCGGCAGGAGCCGGGCGGCCTTGAGGTCAAGGAGGGTGGCTGCGATGACCAGGAATTCGCTGGCCTCATCAAGCGCCCATTCTTCGCCCAGCTGCTGGAGGTTCCTGATGTATTTGATGAATTCATCGGTCACCGTGGCCAGTGCCACCTCGGTGATGTCCAGCTGGTGTTTGCTAATCAGGCCGAGCAGCAGGTCAAAGGGTCCGGTGAAGTTGGCGAGCCGCACTTCGAAGCCGGGTTTCTTCCCCGGTCCGCTGTGCGGGTCAGTCGCCGGTGCTTCCGCCGGGCCGGCCTGCGGGCCTGCGGGAGCGAGCGGTGTGCCTGCCAGTGCCACGGCCTTGGCTAGGGCGCGCCGCCGCGCGAAATCAGCTCCTTGGCCAGGCGGCGGTAAGCGTCGGCACCGATGTGGTTGGCGGCATAGCTGGTGATGGGTTCCGCGGCCACCGTGGCGTCGGCAAACTTGATGGAGCGCTTGATGACGGTCTCGAAGACTTTGTCCCCGAATGCTTCCACCAGCCTGCTGATGACCTCGCGGCTGTGCAGCGTGCGGGCGTCGTACATGGTAGCCAGCACGCCGTCGACCTGGAGCCTGGGGTTCAGCCGGTCCTGGACCTTGTCGATGGTTTCCACCAGCAGCGCCACGGCACGCAGTGCAAAGAACTCGCAGATCAGCGGGATGATGACGCCGTGGGCGGCGGTGAGTGCGTTGACCGTCAGCAGGCCTAGCGACGGCTGGCAGTCAATCAGGACAACGTCGTAGTCGTCTTCAACCTTCTTCAGTGCCCGGTCCAGCACCTGTTCGCGCGCTACTTCATTGACAAGTTGCACTTCCGCGGCGGAGAGGTCGATGTTTGCCGGCAGCAGGTCGACGTTCTCGACGCCGGTGTGCTGGATGGCGTCCCGGATGTCCACTTTGCGGTCCATCAGGACGTTGTAGACCGTCAGGTCCAGTTCGTGCGGATTGGTCCCGAGGCCTGCGGACAATGCGCCCTGGGGGTCAAAGTCGACCAGCAGGACACGGCGGCCGTATTCGGCGAGTGCGGCGGCCAGATTGATGGTGGACGTCGTTTTGCCGACGCCGCCCTTCTGGTTCACCATGGCGATCACACGGGCGGGGCCGTGGGACGACAGGGGCGCAGGCTCGGGGAATTCGCGGTAGGGGCGCCCGGTAGGACCCATGACGGCGTCTTCCAGATCGAGTTCGGTGCCTTCCAGAGTTGCTGAACCCTGTTCGCTGCTCACGTATCTATCCACACTTTCGATGACGTTGATGTCCTGCCGCTGAATGTTCAGCGCCTATGGTTCTTCCCACCAAGGTTACAGCGCCGCATCCGTGATTCAACGGAACTTGACACGCGCCCTTGCTTGAGCCTTTACCTTCTGGTAAAGGTCGAAGGTTGCCGGAGGGGACACAAAAACCGCCCGTGCAGGATGCTCCTGCGCGGGCGGTTCGAGTGTGCCTCAGGCTGGCGATTGAAGCCGGCCGTTCAGGCGAAGGCAGTTCAGGCGCGTGCCGGAGCCGGTGCCGGAACTTCCTGTTCGACGTGGTGGCCGGCGATCATGGTCTGCTCGTCGAAGGGCTCTTCGCCGGACAGGACACGCTCCACCTGGCCGCCGTCGATCTCCTTGACCCAGGTGCCGATCAGGACCGTGGCCACCGCGTTCCCCGTGAAGTTGGTCAGGGCGCGGGCCTCTGACATGAAGCGGTCGATGCCGACGATCATGCCGACGCCGCCGAGCAGTTCGGGCTTGTGGGCCTGCAGGCCTGCGGCCAGGGTGGCGAGGCCGGCGCCGGTGACGCCGGCAGCGCCCTTGGAAGCGATGATCATGAAGACCAGCAGGGAAACCTGGGCGCCGAGGTCCAGCGGTGTGCCCATGGCGTTGGCCACGAAGAGGGACGCCATGGTCAGGTAGATGGCCGTGCCGTCAAGGTTGAAGGAGTATCCGGTGGGTACCGTGACGCCGACAACCGGCTTGGAGACACCCAGGTGCTCCATCTTGGCGATGAGGCGCGGCAGGGCGGCCTCGGACGAGGACGTGGAGAAGATCAGCAGGTATTCGCGGGCCAGGTACTTCATCAGGCGGAAGATGTTGACGCCTGCCACGACCTGCAGCAGGCCGCCGAGGATGACCACGATGAACAGTGCGCAGGTGATGTAGAAGGCGAGCATCAGGGTGAACATGCTGACGATCGCCTGGAACCCGGTGGCGCCGACGACCGCGGCGATGGCACCGAAGGCACCGACCGGCGCCAGCCACATGACCATGATGAGGATGCGGAAGACAAGCGCCTGGCCGTGGCCGATGGCCTTGAGGATGGGGGCACCCTGGGGGCCCATTTTCTGCAGGGCGAAGCCGACGAGGATCGCGGCCAGCAGGGTGGGCAGCACCGGAATGTCGCCCGGGATGATGCCCAGCAGGAAGTCAACCGTGCTGTCTGTGGCGGCCTTCTTGTTGGGATCGTACGGCGTCAGCTTCAGGCCTTCACCGGGGTGGATGAGGTTGCCCACCACGAGGCCGATGGCCAGCGCGAAGGTGGACATTACGATGAAGTAGCCCAGCGCCAGGCCGCCCACCTTGCCTACAGTGGCAGCCTTCGCGATGGAGCCGACGCCCAGGACGATGGTGCAGAAGATCACCGGCGCAATCATCATCTTGATCAGCTTGATGAAGCCGTCGCCCAGCGGTTTGAGAGATTTGCCGACCTCCGGGAACATGAGGCCGATCACTGCGCCGAGGATCACGGCAACGATGACGGCAATGTAGAGGTAGTGCGACTTGTCGAGTCCTTTGCGCTTCGCCTTGACAGGCGCAGCTGACTCTCCTCGTTGAGAAGCCATGATGTGTCTCCTTATGGATAATCTGGAAGACGTTGCGGCACAGTCTCTGGGCTCTGCACGTCCGTCCGGTGTGATATCCATCATTGGGCATGGCGTGACCTGGCTCACCGTTGCGTTCATATTGGTCGTGGAAGGTTGGAATGAGGCACAAGTGGAGCATCGCGCGCCGGCTGTTCGTGGCGCATCTGCTGTTCATGCTCGCGCTGACCGCGACAGTCGGAACAGCCACCTTTATCGACGCCCGGGACCACGCCTACGACGAGGCCGGCCGGCGGATGTCCGGCATCGCCACGGCCATTGCGGACAACCCCCTGGTCCTGCAGGCAGCGGCGTCGGCCAACCCCTCCGCAGTGCTGCAGCCCTACGCCCTGGACGTGATGAGCGACGCCGACGCGGATTTCATCACCATCATGGCTCCGGACCGGACCAGGTGGACGCACCCGCGCGACGAGGAACTCGGCAAGCCGTACATCGGGTCCATTGATGCCGCCCTGAACGGGCAGGTGTTCACGGAAATCACGGCCGGCACGCTGGGCCCGTCGGTCCGCACGATAGCGCCCGTCAAGGACAAGTCCGGAAACGTCAAGGCCCTGGTGGCAGCCGGGGTGACGGTCCGGACGGTGGACGTTGCCGTCTCAGGCCGCCTGCCTGCCTTGCTGGCCATTGCCTTTGCCCTCCTGGTGGGGGGCTCGGTGGCGTCCTGGCTGCTGGGCCGGTACCTGCGCAATGTCACGCGGGGCTGGGGTCCCGAGCAGCTCGCCCAGCTGTTCGCGTACTACGAGTCCGTCCTGCACTCCGTCCGCGAGGGGGTGATCCTCATCGATCCCAAGGGCCGGGTGGTGATGTACAACGACCAGGCGGCCGAGCTCCTGGGGCTCACGCCACGGCCGTCGGGGGCCGATCCCGCCTCAGCCTTCCTGCTCGGCGACCTCCCCCTGGCACCCAGCTTGAAGGACCTGTTCGAGTCCGGCCGGGCGGCCCAGGATGAAATCCACCTGGCCGGCCCGCGTGTGCTGGTGATCAACCAGGGACCTGCGGTGGGCCCGGCTTCATCGGCCGGCCGGCAGCGCCCGGCAGTGTTCGGGACCGTGGCCACCATCCGAGACCGCACGGAGATCGAGTCCCTGGGCAACGAACTGGAAACCATGCGTACACTTTCGGACGCACTGCGCGCCCAAACCCACGAGCACGCCAACCGCCTCCACACGATCGTTTCCCTGATGGAACTTGGGCGGGCCGACGAAGCCCTGGATTTCGCCACCAAGGACCTGGAGCTCAGCCAGCAGCTCACCGATGAGATGGTGGGCGCCATGGAAGAGCCGGTGCTGAGTGCCCTCCTCATGGGCAAGGCGGCCGAGGCGCACGAACGCGGCGTCGAACTGGGCCTGCAGGCGAACAGCACTGCCGGGACGGCCGGTGTGGCCGTCCAGGACCTGGTGACCATACTTGGCAACCTGCTGGACAACGCCATCGACGCTGCGGCCGACGCTCCGGCGCCCAAATGGGTCGAGTTGTCGGTGGAGTCGGGCGTCAGGGGTGTGGATATCACAGTGGAGGACTCCGGACGCGGAATCGACCCCGGCGCCGTCGACGACGTGTTCCGCCACGGGTTCAGCACCAAGGCGTCCGGCACGTACGGCCGGGGGCTGGGCCTGGCGCTGGTCCGGCAGGCCGTCCACCGGCTGGGTGGCACCGTGGCGATAACCAATCCCCGCGGGGCGCATTTCCATGTTTTCCTACCCGCAGCAGGCACCACCAAGGAGACTTCATGAGCGATATCCGAGTCCTCGTCGTCGAGGACGAACCGGTGGCCGCGGCCGCGCACGGCGCCTACGTGGGGAGGCTCCAAGGCTTTTCCCTGGCCGGCACGGCTCCTGACGGCCAATCGGCGCTGCGGCTCCTGGCGGAATTCGCTGCCGCCGGCAACCCCGTGGAACTCGTCCTGCTGGACATGAACCTTCCCGATCTCCATGGCCTGGACATCGCCCGGCGGATGCGGTCATCAGGCCTGTTGCCGGACATCATTGCGATCACCGCCGTGCGTGAACTCAATATCGTGCGCAGCGCAGTGTCCATCGGCGTGGTCCAGTACCTCATCAAGCCCTTCACCTACGCCACGTTCGCGGACAAGCTGGCCAGCTACCGGCAGTTCCGTGAGCAGCTCGCCGCAGGGGTGGGCGGGAGCAGGTCCGGCGCGTCACAGAGCGACGTCGACCAGGCATTCGCGAGCCTGCGGGCGCCGAGTGAGCTGCCGCTTCCCAAGGGCCTGTCGACGTCGACCCTGGACGCCGTGCAGGAGTTCATGAAGCAGCAGGCTGATGCCGTCTCCGCCACGGAAGTCATGGACGCCCTCGGGATGTCCCGCGTGACGGCCCGGCGGTACCTCGAGTACCTCGCGGATGCCGGAACCGTCTCCAGGACTGCCCGTTACGGTGCGCCGGGCAGGCCTGAGAACGAGTACCGCTGGATCAGGAGCTGACGGTGGCGGGCTCCGGCGAGCGCACGGCTGATAGCTCCCCGGGCTAGTTCCGGGGCGCGGCCGGACGCAGTGTTTCGATTAGCTGGTCGATCACCCCGGCGTCCTCAATCGTGGACGGCACGACATACTCCTCGCCGTCCGCAATCTGCCTCATGGTCTTGCGGAGGATCTTGCCCGAACGGGTCTTGGGCAGGGCATCGACCACTGCCACGTGCTTGAAGTCCGCGACGGCTCCGATGTCCCGGCGGACCAGCGCGATCAGGTCCTTGACCAGAATGTCCTCCGGCACATCCACCCCCGATTTCAGCACCACGTAACCGCTGGGCCGCTGGCCCTTCAGCGGATCCGCCAGGCCGATCACCGCGCACTCGGCCACCGCCGGGTGCTGTCCAATGACCTGTTCCATGGCGCCGGTGGACAGCCGGTGACCTGCCACGTTGATGATGTCGTCAGTGCGGCCCATCACGAACACGTAGCCGTCCTCGTCCCGGTAGCCGGAGTCGCCGGTGGCGTAGGAGCCCTCAAATGCCTGGAGGTAGGAGGAGACGTAGCGTTCGTCGTCGCCCCAGAGAGTGGTCAGCGTTCCGGGCGGCAGCGGCAGCCCCAGCACAATGTTTCCTTCCGTCCCGGTTTCGACGTCCTCCCCCAGACCGTCCACGATGTTGAGCTTGAAGCCCGGCATCGGAACGCTGGGCGAGCCCGCCTTGATGGGGAGCTCTTCCAGCCCGCGCGGGTTGGCGCAGATGGCCCAGCCGGTCTCGGTCTGCCACCAGTGGTCCACCACGGGGACACCCAGGGTCTGCGCGGCCCAATGGAAAGTATCGGTGTCCAGCCGCTCCCCCGCTGCGAAAAGCGTTCGCAGGCTGGAGATGTCATAGTCCCGCAGCAGTTTCGCTTCGGGGTCGGCCTTGCGGATGGCGCGCAGCGCTGTGGGGGCCGTAAAGAGGACATTGACCTTGTGGTCCCGGATCACGCGCCAGAAAGCGCCCGCATCAGGTGTTCCTACCGGTTTTCCCTCATAGAGGACAGTGGTGGCTCCGGCCAGCAGCGGCCCGTAGACAATGTAGGAGTGCCCCACCACCCAGCCGACGTCGGAAGCGGTCCACATGACGTTTCCCGGGCCGATGCCGTAGACGTTTTCCATGGTCCAGCTAAGCGCCACGGCATGGCCGCCGTTGTCCCGCACCACCCCCTTGGGTGCACCCGTGGTTCCCGAGGTGTAGAGGATGTAGAGCGGGTCCGTGGCCTTGACGTCCACCGGCGCCGCCGGTTCTGCGGCCGCCATCTCGTTGTCCCAGTCCAGCCAGCCCGGGTGGTCAGACACTGAGGACGCAAACCCCTCCCGTGCCGCGACGATCACGGGAAGCCCCGGAGCGCCGGCGAGGCCAAGGGCTTCCTCAACCGCGGGAAGGTATTCGATCCGGCGCGATGGCTCGATTCCGCCGGATGCCGTGACCACCACGGCGGGGGCGGCGTCGCGGATACGCGCCGCCAGCTCCTTGGGCGCAAACCCTCCAAAGACCACCGAATGGACCGCTCCGAGCCGCGCAGTAGCCAGCATTGCGATGGCGGCTTCCGGGATCATCGGCATGTAAATAACAACCCTGTCCCCCTTGCCCACGCCGCGCCGCCGCAGAACCCCGGCAAAGCGGGCCACGAGCTCCGTGAGTTCGGCGTAGCTGAAGCGCCGCTGGATACCGAGCATGGCTGAATCGTAGATCAGCGCATCCTGCCCGCCACGCCCGGCCGCCACATGACGGTCCAGGGCGTTGTAGGACGTATTGAGGACGCCGTCCGGAAACCAGCTGTAAAGCGGCGCCCGGCCGGAATCAAGGGCCCGCGTCGGGGGCGCCGACCAGGAGATCTTTCCGGCAGCATCCAGCCAGAACTCGTCGGGCCTGTCCAGGCTCTGTGCGTAGCTGTCCTGATAGCTCTTGGTACCCATGAAATGCATCCCGTCCACGACATTGTGATGAGGGCCATGCTAGTCCCGGCCGGGAAGCTGGCACAAGGGCTCATGTATACAAATCCGAAGCCAAATCAAGATTTTAGGGCAATTACTGGGCAATCGAGCCCTCCGTGTATACACTGGGGAGCGTCAACCACTGAAGGAGGCAAAGATGCGCGCCAGCGACAGGGCCTATGCGGCATTGCGCGATGACATCATCGAATGGCGCCTCCTGCCCGGGACTGTCCTCGCGGAAGTGGAGCAGTCCGAGCGGCTGGGGATCTCCCGCACACCTCTCCGGGAGGCCCTGAGCCGGCTCACCGCGGAGGGCCTGACGACGACGGCAGGCGGCCGCGGCGTCGTCGTCACCGATATTTCGCTTGACGACATCGACGAGCTGTTCGAACTGCGCGAAACCCTCGAAGGCAAGGCGGCCGCCCTGGCCGCCGAGCGCGGCGACTCCGCAACCTTCGAACAGCTCCGCCTTGAGCTCCTCCAGGCTCCGGAGCTGATCAACGGCAGCGATCCCGGCCGCCATGCTTACTACGAGCTCGCGGGCCGTCTCGACGCCGCCATCGACGCGGCGATTTCCAACTCCTATCTGGCCCAGGCCATGCGCAGCCTGCGCGTGCACCTGGTCCGGGTCCGCCGCCTGGCCGCCGACGACACCCAACGGCTCACCGCGGCCGCCGCCGAGCACGCCGCCATCGCGGAAGCGATTGCCGCGGGCAATCCCCGGCTGGCCGAAGCGGCCACCACCCTTCACCTGCACCGAAGTCTTTCCCACGTCAAAGTCACGCATACACCTCACTAAAAGGAGCACCATGGTCAAGGAACACCACGTCCGCGTTTACAAGAGCGAGGAAAACCTGCCCCGCGAGGACCAGCTCGCCTACAAGATCGCCAAGGTTGCCACCGATCCCGTCGCCGTCACGGACGAAGTCACCGACATGGTGATCAACCGGGTGATCGACAACGCCTCCGTGGCCATCGCCTCCCTGAACCGGGCCCCCATCGTTGCGGCCCGCGCGCAGGCACTGACCCACGGACCCACCACCGGCGGCAAGGGATCCAAGGTCTTCGGCATCGACGAACGCGTGGCACCGGAATGGGCCGCCTGGGCCAACGGCGTCGCTGTCCGTGAACTCGACTACCACGACACCTTCCTGGCCGCGGACTACTCCCACCCCGGCGACAACATCCCGCCGATCCTCGCTGTCGCCCAGCACGTCGGCTCCAGCGGACACGACCTCATCCGCGGCATCGCCACCGGCTACGAAATCCAGGTGAACCTGGTCAAGGCCATCTGCCTGCACAAGCACAAGATCGACCACGTGGCCCATCTCGGCCCCTCCGCCGCCGCCGGCATCGGCACCCTCCTCGGGCTCGACGTCGAGACCATCTTCCAGTCCGTGGGCCAGGCCCTGCACACCACCACCGCTACGCGCCAGTCGCGCAAGGGTGAGATTTCCACCTGGAAGGCGCACGCACCGGCCTTCGCCGGCAAGATGGCCGTCGAAGCCGCGGACCGCTCCATGCGCGGCCAGACGTCGCCGGTCCCGATCTACGAAGGGGAAGACGGCGTCATCGCCTGGATGCTGGACGGCCCCGAGGCTTCCTACATGGTGCCGCTGCCGACTCCCGGCGAAGCCAAGCGCGCCATCCTGGACACGTACACCAAGGAACACTCCGCCGAGTACCAGGCCCAGGCCTGGATCGACCTCGCCCGGAAGCTGCACGGCGAGCGCCCCGAGGTCACCGACCCGGCCAACGTGAAGTCGGTGCTGATCAAGACCAGCCACCACACCCATTACGTGATCGGCTCCGGCGCCAACGACCCGCAGAAGTACAGCCCCACCGCGTCCCGCGAAACACTGGACCACTCGATCCCGTACATCTTCACGGTCGCGTTGCAGGACGGCGCCTGGCACCATGTGGACTCCTACGCCCCGGAGCGGGCCGCGCGCCCCGACACCGTGGAGCTGTGGCACAAGGTCACCACGGTGGAGGACCCGGAATGGACCCGCCGCTACCACTCCCTCGACATCGCGGAGAAGGCGTTCGGCGGATCCGTTGAAATCACGCTCAACGACGGCACTGTCGTTACCGACGAGATCGCCGTCGCCGACGCCCACCCGCTGGGTGCCCGGCCGTTCGCCCGAGAGCAGTACGTCAACAAGTTCCGCACCCTCGCGGCCGGCCTCGTCGCCGAAGAGGAGATCGAACGGTTCCTTGCCGCAGCAGCCCGGCTCCCGGAACTGGCCGCCGGCGAACTGGACCAGCTGAACATCAAGGCAGCCGACGGCGTGATCGACCTCGCTGCCGCGCCGAAGGGACTTTTCTAATGCTGTATTCGAAGGTCACCCCGGAGCAGAAGCGGATCCGGTTCCGCGAGCTCCTGGCGTCCGGCTCGATCCAGCAGTTCCCGGGGGCCTTCAACCCGCTCTCGGCCCGGCTCATCGAGGAGAAGGGCTTCGCCGGGGTTTACATCTCCGGCGCCGTCCTGGCCAATGACCTGGGCCTGCCGGACATCGGGCTGACCACGCTCACCGAGGTGGCAACGCGTGCCGGGCAAATTGCCCGGATGACCGACCTGCCCAGCATTGTGGACGCCGACACGGGCTTCGGCGAGCCCATGAACGTGGCCCGCTCGGTGCAGGAAATCGAGAACGCAGGCCTCGCCGGCCTGCACATCGAAGACCAGTTCAACCCCAAGAGGTGCGGCCACCTGGACGGCAAGAACGTGGTGGACCTGGACACCGCCACCAAGCGCATCCGCGCCGCAGCCGACGCCCGCCGGGACCCCAACTTCCTCATAATGGCCAGGACCGACATCCGCGCCACGGACGGGCTGGAAGCGGCGCAGGAGCGTGCGAAGGCGCTCGTCGAGGCCGGGGCGGACGCCATCTTCCCGGAGGCCATGAAGGACCTCAGCGAGTTCCAGGCCATCCGCGACGCAGTGGACGTGCCCATCCTCGCCAACATGACCGAGTTTGGCCAGAGCGAGCTTTTCACCGTGGAGCAACTCCAGGGCGTGGGCGTCAACATGGTCATCTACCCGGTCACGCTGCTCCGTAGTGCCATGGGGGCAGCTGAGCGTACTCTGGAATCGATCAAGTCCGACGGCACCCAGGAGGCACAGGTAGAGAGCATGCTGACCCGTGCGCGGCTGTACGACCTGGTGGACTACGAGGCCTACAACCGCTTTGACACCGGGGTCTTCAATTTCAGGATTCCCGGCACCAACTGACCCCCTATTTATCCGGACTTCCGGCTCCGGCCGGCACACAGCATAAGGAACGAAGGAGTTTCAGCATGGCTGAAAATGAGATCAA
Protein-coding regions in this window:
- a CDS encoding GntR family transcriptional regulator, whose product is MRASDRAYAALRDDIIEWRLLPGTVLAEVEQSERLGISRTPLREALSRLTAEGLTTTAGGRGVVVTDISLDDIDELFELRETLEGKAAALAAERGDSATFEQLRLELLQAPELINGSDPGRHAYYELAGRLDAAIDAAISNSYLAQAMRSLRVHLVRVRRLAADDTQRLTAAAAEHAAIAEAIAAGNPRLAEAATTLHLHRSLSHVKVTHTPH
- the prpB gene encoding methylisocitrate lyase, whose translation is MLYSKVTPEQKRIRFRELLASGSIQQFPGAFNPLSARLIEEKGFAGVYISGAVLANDLGLPDIGLTTLTEVATRAGQIARMTDLPSIVDADTGFGEPMNVARSVQEIENAGLAGLHIEDQFNPKRCGHLDGKNVVDLDTATKRIRAAADARRDPNFLIMARTDIRATDGLEAAQERAKALVEAGADAIFPEAMKDLSEFQAIRDAVDVPILANMTEFGQSELFTVEQLQGVGVNMVIYPVTLLRSAMGAAERTLESIKSDGTQEAQVESMLTRARLYDLVDYEAYNRFDTGVFNFRIPGTN
- a CDS encoding AMP-binding protein, translating into MGTKSYQDSYAQSLDRPDEFWLDAAGKISWSAPPTRALDSGRAPLYSWFPDGVLNTSYNALDRHVAAGRGGQDALIYDSAMLGIQRRFSYAELTELVARFAGVLRRRGVGKGDRVVIYMPMIPEAAIAMLATARLGAVHSVVFGGFAPKELAARIRDAAPAVVVTASGGIEPSRRIEYLPAVEEALGLAGAPGLPVIVAAREGFASSVSDHPGWLDWDNEMAAAEPAAPVDVKATDPLYILYTSGTTGAPKGVVRDNGGHAVALSWTMENVYGIGPGNVMWTASDVGWVVGHSYIVYGPLLAGATTVLYEGKPVGTPDAGAFWRVIRDHKVNVLFTAPTALRAIRKADPEAKLLRDYDISSLRTLFAAGERLDTDTFHWAAQTLGVPVVDHWWQTETGWAICANPRGLEELPIKAGSPSVPMPGFKLNIVDGLGEDVETGTEGNIVLGLPLPPGTLTTLWGDDERYVSSYLQAFEGSYATGDSGYRDEDGYVFVMGRTDDIINVAGHRLSTGAMEQVIGQHPAVAECAVIGLADPLKGQRPSGYVVLKSGVDVPEDILVKDLIALVRRDIGAVADFKHVAVVDALPKTRSGKILRKTMRQIADGEEYVVPSTIEDAGVIDQLIETLRPAAPRN
- a CDS encoding sensor histidine kinase; translation: MRHKWSIARRLFVAHLLFMLALTATVGTATFIDARDHAYDEAGRRMSGIATAIADNPLVLQAAASANPSAVLQPYALDVMSDADADFITIMAPDRTRWTHPRDEELGKPYIGSIDAALNGQVFTEITAGTLGPSVRTIAPVKDKSGNVKALVAAGVTVRTVDVAVSGRLPALLAIAFALLVGGSVASWLLGRYLRNVTRGWGPEQLAQLFAYYESVLHSVREGVILIDPKGRVVMYNDQAAELLGLTPRPSGADPASAFLLGDLPLAPSLKDLFESGRAAQDEIHLAGPRVLVINQGPAVGPASSAGRQRPAVFGTVATIRDRTEIESLGNELETMRTLSDALRAQTHEHANRLHTIVSLMELGRADEALDFATKDLELSQQLTDEMVGAMEEPVLSALLMGKAAEAHERGVELGLQANSTAGTAGVAVQDLVTILGNLLDNAIDAAADAPAPKWVELSVESGVRGVDITVEDSGRGIDPGAVDDVFRHGFSTKASGTYGRGLGLALVRQAVHRLGGTVAITNPRGAHFHVFLPAAGTTKETS
- a CDS encoding response regulator, whose amino-acid sequence is MSDIRVLVVEDEPVAAAAHGAYVGRLQGFSLAGTAPDGQSALRLLAEFAAAGNPVELVLLDMNLPDLHGLDIARRMRSSGLLPDIIAITAVRELNIVRSAVSIGVVQYLIKPFTYATFADKLASYRQFREQLAAGVGGSRSGASQSDVDQAFASLRAPSELPLPKGLSTSTLDAVQEFMKQQADAVSATEVMDALGMSRVTARRYLEYLADAGTVSRTARYGAPGRPENEYRWIRS
- a CDS encoding ParA family protein, whose protein sequence is MSSEQGSATLEGTELDLEDAVMGPTGRPYREFPEPAPLSSHGPARVIAMVNQKGGVGKTTSTINLAAALAEYGRRVLLVDFDPQGALSAGLGTNPHELDLTVYNVLMDRKVDIRDAIQHTGVENVDLLPANIDLSAAEVQLVNEVAREQVLDRALKKVEDDYDVVLIDCQPSLGLLTVNALTAAHGVIIPLICEFFALRAVALLVETIDKVQDRLNPRLQVDGVLATMYDARTLHSREVISRLVEAFGDKVFETVIKRSIKFADATVAAEPITSYAANHIGADAYRRLAKELISRGGAP
- a CDS encoding MmgE/PrpD family protein, whose protein sequence is MVKEHHVRVYKSEENLPREDQLAYKIAKVATDPVAVTDEVTDMVINRVIDNASVAIASLNRAPIVAARAQALTHGPTTGGKGSKVFGIDERVAPEWAAWANGVAVRELDYHDTFLAADYSHPGDNIPPILAVAQHVGSSGHDLIRGIATGYEIQVNLVKAICLHKHKIDHVAHLGPSAAAGIGTLLGLDVETIFQSVGQALHTTTATRQSRKGEISTWKAHAPAFAGKMAVEAADRSMRGQTSPVPIYEGEDGVIAWMLDGPEASYMVPLPTPGEAKRAILDTYTKEHSAEYQAQAWIDLARKLHGERPEVTDPANVKSVLIKTSHHTHYVIGSGANDPQKYSPTASRETLDHSIPYIFTVALQDGAWHHVDSYAPERAARPDTVELWHKVTTVEDPEWTRRYHSLDIAEKAFGGSVEITLNDGTVVTDEIAVADAHPLGARPFAREQYVNKFRTLAAGLVAEEEIERFLAAAARLPELAAGELDQLNIKAADGVIDLAAAPKGLF
- a CDS encoding ScpA family protein; its protein translation is MALAGTPLAPAGPQAGPAEAPATDPHSGPGKKPGFEVRLANFTGPFDLLLGLISKHQLDITEVALATVTDEFIKYIRNLQQLGEEWALDEASEFLVIAATLLDLKAARLLPAGEVEDDEDVALLEARDLLFARLLQYKAFKQVAGLINSTLELEARSYPRQVALEEHFAALLPELVWRHTPRQFAALAEAALKPKEAPPNEVGLAHLHGSTVSVKEQAEILGLKLQAGRPLSFRALIADAESTLVVVARFLALLEMFRDKAVAFDQLLPLGDLTVHWTAGRDDWSSDHLTEEYEEQP
- a CDS encoding cation:dicarboxylate symporter family transporter, with amino-acid sequence MASQRGESAAPVKAKRKGLDKSHYLYIAVIVAVILGAVIGLMFPEVGKSLKPLGDGFIKLIKMMIAPVIFCTIVLGVGSIAKAATVGKVGGLALGYFIVMSTFALAIGLVVGNLIHPGEGLKLTPYDPNKKAATDSTVDFLLGIIPGDIPVLPTLLAAILVGFALQKMGPQGAPILKAIGHGQALVFRILIMVMWLAPVGAFGAIAAVVGATGFQAIVSMFTLMLAFYITCALFIVVILGGLLQVVAGVNIFRLMKYLAREYLLIFSTSSSEAALPRLIAKMEHLGVSKPVVGVTVPTGYSFNLDGTAIYLTMASLFVANAMGTPLDLGAQVSLLVFMIIASKGAAGVTGAGLATLAAGLQAHKPELLGGVGMIVGIDRFMSEARALTNFTGNAVATVLIGTWVKEIDGGQVERVLSGEEPFDEQTMIAGHHVEQEVPAPAPARA